The segment aattttgtttttgggtatttgggtGTGAATTTGTAACCGTTCAGGAGGTTTGTGGAGATTGGAAGAGTGGCGCTTGTGAACTATGGGAAGGAGTATGGAAGACTTGTTGTCATTGTCGATGTTGTCGACCAGAATAGggtatgtttttctttgttgtggCAGTTTATTTAtgattgcttttgtttttattattcaatGAAATTGTATGTTTTGGGTCAAATTTTATGTTGCAATGATAAAGggaactaataataatatgccacaacaggaaaaaaaattaatggtctTAGAAAGCTATTTGTAACAAGGGTTTGACATATTAGTTGGttaaaaaaatgggaaaagaaGGAATCAATTGTGGAATGTAATATTTTTTCGGTTCTGTTAATTGGGTTAGTGCAAAAGTTGGTAATTTCTTTTGACAAAGTGATAATGAaatgctacatttttttttggcagttTACAATTTTCTGTGATAGCTTTCTTCTGCTCCCCCCGCcctcttattattattgatattCAAACACACCCCTTGGTCTATCAGATACATTTTGTGTTGGGTTTCTGTGAAAGTGATGCAATCAGGTTATGtagcattattttttaaactatttaggACAATAGAAGGCCCAAGGcactaaacatataaaaactaCATTCACCCACGCACCCTACCACTGTTGAAGGAAAAGAACAAGGGTGGGATGGAGGGTGGGAAGTTTTCATCTTATTTGGTCAAAGGTGTTAGATGTGTCTGtggtagattttttattttatttttttggttggtgtAATTCTTCTATAACATCCAATGCTACTTGTCAAATGTTTGCTTTGTcaatgccaatgagctctagctcaactaGCACCTCTTCTCCTTGCAAGTTCTTGGTAGAGGGTGAGTTTGTGGGTTCAAAACTCACTCTGTGCTCTGTGCTCGTGTAACTTatcaataaagaaaatttctgctttgcctataaaaaaaataaataaataaagaaaatttctgCTTTGTCAATAAATTCTTTCTTCTTATAAAACATATGTTTGCTTTGTcaatgccaatgagctctagcacAAATAACACCTCCCCTGCCCTTGCAAGTGCTAGGTGGAGGTGAGTTTGTGGGTTCAAAACTCACTCTGTGCTCTTGTAACAACTAacaattaataaagaaaatgtcTGCTTTGTCAATCAATTTCTTCTTACAAACATATGTTTGCTTTGTcaatgccaatgagctctagctcaacttGCACCTCCTCCCCTTGCAAGTTCTAGGTGTAGGGTGAGTTTGTGGGTTCAAAACTCACTCTGTGCTCATGTAACTTATCAATAAAGAAAATGTCTGCTCTGTCAGTCAGTTATTTCTTCATATAAAACATATGGCACTCAAATCACCAATCCTATTGATATGATGTAATTGAGATATATGGTCTTTGTGGTATTCACTATTTCCAAAGTTGTACAAGTTATAACTCCTAGTACTTTTATGCTACAGGCTCTTGTTGATGCCCCTGATATGGTGAGGACTCAAATGAACTTAAAGAGGCTTTCACTCACTGATATTAAGATTGACATCAAGAGAGttccaaagaagaagaatttggtTGAGGCCATGGAGGCTGCTGGTGAGTGTTAATTAAGATGTATTTGTCACCTTTTTCTTGTTTCCTGAATTGGAACTCACATATACTGTGATGGCAGATGTGAAGAACAAATGGGAGAGCAGTTCCTGGGGAAGGAAGTTGATTGTGCAGAAGAGAAGGGCCTCACTTAATGATTTTGATAGGTTCAAGATAATGTTAGCAAAAATCAAGGTTTGCAATTATTCTATTAGTATATCTTTCTCTATTCCTCATTTTGCAATAGTGTGGTTATGAAAAACTAAGAATGTTTTACTGCACcatttattgttttggattCAGTTTGGGTCAGAATTGAGCACTTAGCCCCACCACAATAGACATTGTCCATCAGGAGTCATATGCCTAATTTAGGAGGCTAAGTAGGACTAGAACCCATGAGATTTATGTAGTACACCTACTTCATAATTTCATATCTACAAGCATCAAACACAAGTTTGTGCAAACCCAATAATAAGATCTATATGATGGACCTCTAATTATAGGGAGTTAATGAAGAACACACATCCACATGATCACGAGCTATATAATTTTAACCCTAGCATTTGTTTTCCTTATAGTCTGAAATGTTGCAATGATAAAATCAGTGGGTGCCCCAGCTCATGCTTATTGAACTATGAGCTCCCAGATCATTTCTCTCATAGTAAATTAATATACTTGATATTGTAGAATTAAATTGTCAGTTCTTCAACTTCTTGGGCTATTATGATTTTAATTGCTGTATTATTATGTATGCAGAGGGCTGGAACTGTTAGGCAGGAGCTTgcaaaactcaaaaaagaaagTGCAGCCTAAGATGGTTCAGTTTAATATGGTTTTGTTGGATCTTGTTTGAACTAGTTCTTGGTTTGTTTTCAACTATGTTTTAATTAGTTGCGGGAACCAATTagctaggggtgtcaattcgggttagcgtgtcgggttcgtgtcgtgtcaaggtaggggtattcgactaaatggctcaaccctaacccgacccatttaataatcgtgtcatgatccttcaaccctaacccgacctgttaatatggcgggttgacctgacccaacccatttgacacgcttaataaacgagtcatgTTGGGTtaacacgaatgtaacacaactcatttcaacctgcataatattaaatataacatccatctagaaataattttttttacatcccaaaaagcagtgcatacacttcTAGTCTTCAACTCACATTcgaaataatatagttcaacaaaaatataacattcatctagaaaataagttctttacactccaaaagaagtgcatacacttcaacacaaattcaaaataacaaagtttaacaacaataaaataacatagttcaaaaaaatatatataatatccttgaaacccgtcaaatgctaagtatcaatattgaaagaatttgagtaaacagtagactaatcctgactatgaccacgattatcatccatagattctttgttgatgtccaaattcataacatcttccacaagcttatccaattttatttgtgcaagttctatgccaaaaaaaaaaaaagtattagtagttctaaggtctgtaaaatttcaatttccaattatattccttataaatttttgtaattactcacttttatttttaaatttaaaatatatgttggatataaaaggtatttgacaaatctaaataaaataaatatttatttgttaaatgaGTTAGtcgggttgtgttaagtgg is part of the Quercus robur chromosome 9, dhQueRobu3.1, whole genome shotgun sequence genome and harbors:
- the LOC126698345 gene encoding 60S ribosomal protein L14-1-like, with the protein product MPFRRFVEIGRVALVNYGKEYGRLVVIVDVVDQNRALVDAPDMVRTQMNLKRLSLTDIKIDIKRVPKKKNLVEAMEAADVKNKWESSSWGRKLIVQKRRASLNDFDRFKIMLAKIKRAGTVRQELAKLKKESAA